From the genome of Cytobacillus firmus, one region includes:
- a CDS encoding NAD(P)/FAD-dependent oxidoreductase, whose translation MKADVIVIGGGVIGSSITYHLARDGVKVKQLEKGSIANQGAASRASAGGIRLNNRDLRELPLAKASIKRWESLEDELEADLEYIPSGQVMLYDHRFSIEILWRQAEEDKKNGIPARILNQDELKELIPFLSSLYVKGIFYPSGGQANPLLTTIAFSSAARRLGAEIATGVEVFSIETQNGSVTGVKTSSGFMPCHTVINAAGVWAPELHAALGLTPLQMKPFCHQMSATYGAPKILPGPTISGKDTKISLKQTIDGRIRAGGGYSAKPGPNQYSGSFNKEGLDEQRRTVLSIIPAIEDYEIDFTYYGAEAHSIDEIPILGRIPEVSGYLIAAGFSGHGFTISPAVGQVISDMTQHKIPAIPIDGLSLERSFSNENISDGAIRHFPG comes from the coding sequence ATGAAAGCAGATGTAATTGTCATTGGCGGCGGTGTCATAGGATCATCGATCACTTATCATTTAGCGCGTGACGGTGTAAAAGTAAAGCAATTGGAGAAGGGAAGTATTGCAAACCAGGGAGCTGCCTCAAGGGCATCAGCCGGGGGAATCAGGTTAAATAATCGCGATTTGCGAGAGCTTCCTTTAGCAAAAGCGAGTATCAAAAGATGGGAATCGTTAGAAGATGAACTTGAAGCTGACCTGGAATATATTCCTTCAGGTCAAGTCATGTTATATGATCATCGCTTTAGTATTGAAATACTCTGGAGACAGGCAGAAGAGGATAAAAAAAATGGAATTCCTGCCCGGATTTTAAATCAGGACGAATTAAAAGAGCTAATCCCTTTTCTGTCTTCTTTGTATGTTAAGGGTATTTTTTATCCCAGCGGTGGTCAAGCAAATCCACTGCTAACGACCATTGCCTTTTCTTCAGCTGCCCGCCGCCTTGGAGCAGAAATCGCAACAGGGGTTGAAGTTTTTTCAATTGAAACGCAAAATGGTTCGGTTACAGGTGTAAAGACCAGTTCAGGGTTTATGCCTTGTCATACAGTTATTAATGCGGCCGGTGTTTGGGCACCCGAGCTTCATGCTGCCTTAGGGCTTACCCCTTTGCAAATGAAACCTTTCTGTCATCAAATGTCGGCAACATATGGTGCACCTAAAATATTGCCCGGGCCAACAATAAGTGGAAAAGATACAAAAATATCTCTTAAACAGACAATAGATGGACGAATTAGAGCTGGAGGCGGCTATTCTGCAAAACCAGGTCCAAATCAATATAGTGGTTCCTTTAATAAAGAAGGTCTTGATGAGCAAAGAAGAACTGTACTATCTATTATTCCTGCAATCGAAGATTATGAAATAGATTTTACCTACTATGGTGCTGAGGCTCATAGTATAGATGAAATTCCAATATTAGGTCGAATACCAGAAGTATCTGGGTATTTAATAGCAGCTGGATTCAGCGGTCATGGGTTTACTATTTCACCAGCTGTTGGTCAAGTTATCTCTGATATGACCCAACATAAAATACCAGCCATCCCTATTGACGGATTATCATTAGAACGTTCATTTTCTAATGAAAACATTAGTGATGGGGCAATCAGGCATTTTCCGGGATAA
- a CDS encoding class I adenylate-forming enzyme family protein: MGATIHGVLERNARKFPEKDAFMTVSNRLTYGDMNRLCNRLARYLQNEGVRRGDRVAVMSRNTEHFFYAFFACMKIGAIPMPVNIRLTPKELSAIFQSANASGILYEDELAETAAALKENVNFYFSIQDAVEASAHFSEGNLDVPIDSRDVCEILFTSGTTGTPKGVVFSHERILAIASAVSVNFSLSHNDSMLTLMPLSHSAPLNTFFMSGLYCGASHVIGDFTPKGFLNWIQQEKTTFSFAAPVAYLLAAKDPDLASYDLSTMRVFAYGGGPLALASYHHVKKAFRNENFYQVYGLTEAGPNGILLYPEEHLEKAGSIGKNPTVNMEIRVVRPDGTDTAPNEYGEILLTGDSLMLGYDNNPAETNAVLKGGWLHTGDIAYRDEDGYFYIVDRKKDVIISGGVNIYPREIEEVLAKHDAVLESCVVGVPHEEWGETVKAVVVLKGQVSEEELRAFTAEHLAEFKCPRIYSFVDELPRNASGKILKQQVKLVHA, encoded by the coding sequence GTGGGAGCAACCATTCACGGAGTATTGGAGAGAAATGCAAGGAAGTTTCCAGAAAAGGACGCCTTTATGACGGTGTCGAACCGCCTTACATACGGAGACATGAACCGCTTATGCAACAGGCTGGCACGTTATCTTCAGAATGAAGGAGTCCGGAGGGGCGATCGGGTTGCGGTAATGTCCCGCAATACGGAGCACTTCTTTTATGCTTTTTTTGCCTGCATGAAGATCGGCGCGATTCCGATGCCGGTGAATATCCGCCTGACACCGAAAGAATTGTCGGCTATTTTCCAAAGTGCGAATGCTTCAGGAATTCTATATGAGGATGAGCTTGCTGAAACGGCTGCAGCGTTAAAAGAGAATGTAAATTTCTATTTTTCGATTCAGGATGCAGTTGAAGCTTCTGCTCATTTTTCTGAGGGTAATCTTGATGTGCCGATTGATTCGCGGGACGTCTGTGAGATTCTTTTTACATCCGGAACAACCGGGACGCCAAAGGGAGTTGTGTTCAGCCATGAACGCATTCTGGCGATCGCTTCGGCTGTTTCGGTTAATTTTAGCTTGTCGCATAATGATTCCATGCTCACCCTGATGCCGCTCTCCCACTCTGCTCCTTTGAATACCTTTTTCATGAGCGGGCTTTATTGCGGAGCATCCCATGTGATCGGCGACTTTACTCCAAAGGGCTTCCTGAACTGGATTCAGCAGGAAAAGACGACCTTCTCATTTGCGGCACCTGTTGCCTATTTGCTTGCGGCCAAGGATCCGGATTTGGCTTCCTATGATTTGTCCACCATGCGTGTCTTTGCCTATGGCGGCGGCCCGCTGGCTCTTGCCTCCTATCACCATGTGAAAAAGGCGTTCCGTAATGAAAACTTCTATCAGGTATACGGACTGACAGAAGCGGGACCAAATGGCATTCTCTTATACCCGGAAGAGCATCTGGAGAAGGCCGGAAGCATCGGCAAAAACCCGACGGTGAACATGGAAATCCGGGTCGTCCGGCCGGATGGCACCGATACGGCTCCAAATGAATATGGTGAGATTCTTCTGACTGGCGACAGCCTCATGCTTGGTTATGACAATAATCCGGCTGAAACGAATGCTGTGCTGAAAGGCGGCTGGCTCCATACCGGCGACATTGCCTACCGGGATGAGGATGGCTACTTTTACATCGTGGACCGTAAAAAGGATGTCATTATTTCGGGCGGCGTCAACATTTATCCGCGTGAAATTGAAGAAGTACTCGCGAAGCATGACGCGGTTTTGGAATCCTGTGTCGTCGGTGTGCCTCATGAAGAATGGGGTGAGACCGTCAAAGCAGTCGTTGTGCTGAAGGGCCAGGTGTCTGAGGAAGAATTGCGGGCGTTTACAGCCGAACATCTCGCAGAATTTAAGTGTCCGCGGATCTATTCTTTTGTGGATGAACTGCCGCGGAATGCGAGCGGAAAGATTTTGAAGCAGCAGGTGAAATTGGTGCATGCTTAA
- a CDS encoding MerR family DNA-binding protein, whose product MPEEKVFTISELAAMFDISSRTIRYYEEIGMLTSENRDSLTKQRTYTNRERRRLKMILRGKKLGFGLQEIREMIELYESNPEGEAEKSRIIAFADSKLREIEEQIMQLQMLREDILTYKAKYENSRVKT is encoded by the coding sequence ATGCCAGAAGAAAAGGTTTTTACCATCAGCGAGCTTGCGGCAATGTTTGACATCAGCTCCAGGACGATCCGCTATTACGAGGAAATAGGAATGCTGACCTCGGAAAACCGCGACAGCCTGACCAAACAGCGCACCTATACCAATCGGGAACGACGGCGCCTGAAGATGATTCTGCGGGGGAAAAAACTCGGCTTCGGCCTCCAGGAAATCAGAGAAATGATTGAGCTGTATGAATCGAACCCGGAAGGCGAAGCGGAGAAAAGCAGAATTATTGCATTTGCTGACAGCAAGCTGAGGGAAATCGAAGAGCAGATCATGCAGCTGCAAATGCTGCGGGAAGACATTTTGACGTACAAAGCAAAGTATGAAAACAGCCGGGTGAAGACATAA